The proteins below are encoded in one region of Ferruginibacter lapsinanis:
- the recA gene encoding recombinase RecA gives MANTENLEKSEKFKALKLTIDKIDKDFGKGSVMMMGDKPHLEQEVISTGSLGLDVALGIGGLPKGRVVEIYGPESSGKTTIATHVIAEAQKKGGMCAFIDAEHAFDSAYAQKLGVDIDNLLISQPDYGEQALEIADRLILSGALDVVVIDSVAALVPKSELEGEMGDSKMGLQARLMSQALRKLTATISKTNCCCIFINQLREKIGVMFGNPETTTGGNALKFYASVRLDIRRMAQIKDGDEAIGNRVKVKVVKNKVAPPFRNAEFDIIFGEGISKTGEIIDMGVELGIVQKSGSWFSYDANKLGQGRDSVKQLLLDNPEMAKEIEGKIRAKIAEMAAV, from the coding sequence ATGGCAAACACAGAAAATTTAGAGAAATCAGAAAAATTCAAAGCACTGAAGTTAACAATTGATAAAATTGATAAAGACTTTGGTAAAGGATCGGTAATGATGATGGGAGATAAACCCCATTTAGAACAGGAAGTAATATCAACAGGATCATTGGGATTAGATGTGGCATTGGGCATAGGCGGTTTGCCAAAAGGAAGGGTAGTAGAAATTTATGGTCCGGAAAGTAGTGGTAAAACAACTATTGCAACACATGTAATTGCTGAAGCACAAAAGAAAGGTGGTATGTGTGCATTTATAGATGCAGAGCATGCTTTTGATAGTGCATATGCACAAAAACTGGGAGTAGATATTGATAATCTATTGATCTCTCAGCCGGATTATGGAGAACAGGCTTTGGAAATTGCCGATAGATTGATTTTATCAGGCGCATTGGATGTGGTAGTAATAGATTCAGTAGCGGCATTGGTTCCAAAAAGCGAACTGGAAGGTGAAATGGGAGATAGCAAAATGGGCTTACAGGCAAGACTGATGAGCCAGGCATTGCGTAAGCTGACAGCTACTATTTCAAAAACAAATTGTTGTTGCATATTCATTAATCAGTTGAGAGAAAAAATTGGTGTAATGTTTGGCAACCCCGAAACAACCACCGGTGGTAATGCATTAAAATTCTATGCTTCTGTAAGATTGGATATTCGTAGAATGGCACAGATCAAAGACGGCGACGAAGCAATCGGAAACAGAGTAAAAGTGAAAGTGGTAAAAAATAAAGTAGCACCACCTTTCCGTAATGCAGAGTTCGATATCATTTTTGGAGAAGGTATTTCTAAAACCGGAGAAATAATTGATATGGGTGTTGAATTAGGTATTGTACAAAAAAGTGGTAGCTGGTTTAGTTATGATGCCAACAAGTTAGGTCAGGGTAGAGATTCAGTAAAACAATTATTGTTAGACAATCCTGAAATGGCAAAAGAAATAGAAGGAAAGATAAGAGCCAAAATTGCAGAGATGGCTGCGGTATAA
- a CDS encoding glycosyltransferase family 2 protein, with translation MQLSIIIVNYNVKLLLAQCLDAVLKACANINAEIFVVDNNSTDGSKDFFTGKFPSVQFIWNNSNVGFAKANNIALKRATGEYILFLNPDTIIPEDSLHKCIAFSKTKPTLGGLGVHMVDGNGNFLKESKRAFPSPLTSFFKLMGLANLFPHSKIFAKYHLGYLDEHSNHEVDVLCGAFMFHPKKVLDKVGSFDEQFFMYGEDVDLSYRIQKAGYKNYYFAETSIIHFKGESTKRGDLNYVKHFYGAMSIFVKKHYGGGKYRLFSIFIHVAIWLRAVPTAINSFFKKLSFSKSK, from the coding sequence TTGCAATTATCCATCATCATAGTAAATTATAATGTAAAGCTATTGCTGGCGCAATGCCTCGATGCTGTATTAAAAGCATGCGCCAATATAAACGCAGAGATATTTGTAGTAGATAATAATTCTACTGATGGCAGTAAAGATTTTTTTACCGGTAAATTCCCATCAGTACAATTTATCTGGAACAATTCGAATGTCGGCTTTGCTAAAGCAAATAATATTGCTTTAAAAAGAGCCACCGGCGAATACATCTTATTTTTAAACCCTGATACCATTATCCCGGAAGATAGTCTGCATAAATGCATTGCTTTCAGCAAAACAAAACCAACACTTGGTGGACTCGGCGTACATATGGTTGATGGTAATGGAAATTTTTTAAAAGAAAGTAAAAGAGCTTTCCCTTCACCGCTTACTTCATTTTTTAAGTTAATGGGATTAGCTAATTTATTCCCGCATTCAAAAATATTTGCAAAATATCATCTGGGTTATTTAGATGAACACAGTAACCATGAAGTAGATGTATTGTGTGGCGCATTCATGTTTCATCCTAAAAAAGTACTGGATAAAGTGGGCAGTTTTGATGAGCAGTTTTTTATGTATGGCGAAGATGTAGACCTTAGCTATCGCATTCAAAAGGCTGGATACAAAAATTATTATTTTGCTGAAACATCTATCATTCACTTTAAAGGTGAGAGTACAAAAAGAGGCGACCTAAATTATGTAAAACATTTTTACGGCGCCATGAGCATTTTTGTAAAAAAACATTACGGCGGCGGAAAGTACAGGCTGTTCAGTATTTTTATTCACGTGGCAATTTGGCTAAGAGCTGTGCCAACGGCAATAAATAGTTTCTTTAAAAAGTTATCCTTCTCAAAAAGCAAATAA
- a CDS encoding FAD-binding oxidoreductase, whose protein sequence is MSKKYHRKDFLKLALLTNAAIYAKPIQSFAENFLPKDILLSDKNVDYFKKGDPQYEILRSGFNKRIDKYPAIIALCKNTQGVVEAMAYAVKANLAVTVKSGGHCMEGFSCNNGGMVINLSLLSTVEWVNNETIKVGPGCTLSKLYDSILPKGKIIPGGSCGGVGIGGLTLGGGYGLLSRQFGLACDSLVGVTMVDGKGVVRYSSNDKELLWACRGGGNGNFGVITEMTFRVHKAPATLQSMRFKAFNVNAERANKILETWFTLSAKLPKSCFSAYVLNGKTVYILLTNTEKYSGDALNFIQSITTITDKVTRNLPQPIAKALKVFYGQKGPVAFKNASAGLYKDFTEIKNFIPKVLAKVIATPRMIYQVNTLGGNIQLPELATTAAFPHRASTYFSELQTYWEDPKKAAQLMESFETVQKIFQDNGITTQYRNYPDINFKHWDKLYYGDNYRRLQTIKNIYDPQNIIRSEQSIQPA, encoded by the coding sequence ATGTCAAAAAAATATCATCGTAAAGATTTTCTGAAACTGGCATTACTTACTAATGCTGCCATCTACGCAAAACCAATACAGTCTTTTGCTGAAAATTTTTTGCCCAAGGATATATTGCTTTCGGATAAAAATGTCGATTATTTTAAAAAAGGAGATCCGCAATATGAAATATTAAGAAGTGGGTTCAACAAAAGAATCGACAAGTACCCTGCTATCATTGCACTATGCAAAAATACACAAGGAGTTGTAGAAGCGATGGCGTATGCGGTAAAAGCCAATTTAGCGGTTACGGTAAAAAGTGGCGGCCACTGCATGGAAGGATTTAGTTGTAACAATGGCGGTATGGTGATCAATCTCTCTCTTTTAAGCACTGTTGAATGGGTCAACAATGAAACCATTAAAGTAGGGCCGGGTTGCACTCTTTCAAAATTATACGATAGTATTTTACCAAAAGGAAAAATCATTCCCGGAGGATCCTGTGGTGGCGTGGGTATAGGTGGATTAACCCTGGGCGGCGGGTATGGCTTGTTGAGTCGTCAGTTTGGATTAGCCTGTGATAGCTTGGTGGGTGTTACAATGGTAGATGGAAAGGGTGTTGTACGATATTCTTCCAACGACAAAGAGTTATTGTGGGCCTGCAGGGGTGGTGGTAATGGTAATTTTGGTGTGATCACTGAAATGACATTCAGGGTACATAAAGCTCCGGCTACCTTACAGAGTATGCGTTTTAAAGCATTCAACGTAAATGCAGAAAGGGCCAACAAAATTCTGGAAACCTGGTTTACCCTTAGCGCTAAACTACCTAAATCCTGTTTCTCCGCTTATGTGTTAAATGGCAAGACTGTATATATCTTATTAACCAATACAGAGAAATACAGCGGAGACGCTTTGAATTTTATACAATCAATTACTACTATAACCGATAAGGTTACAAGAAATTTACCTCAACCTATTGCTAAAGCCTTGAAAGTTTTCTATGGACAAAAGGGACCCGTTGCTTTTAAAAATGCTTCGGCGGGTTTGTATAAAGATTTTACCGAGATCAAAAATTTTATTCCAAAAGTATTGGCGAAAGTAATTGCCACTCCTCGTATGATCTACCAGGTAAATACCTTGGGAGGAAATATTCAATTGCCTGAACTAGCAACTACTGCTGCATTTCCGCACAGAGCCAGCACTTATTTTTCAGAATTGCAAACGTATTGGGAAGATCCGAAAAAGGCAGCTCAATTAATGGAGAGCTTTGAAACCGTACAAAAAATATTTCAGGATAATGGCATTACTACGCAGTACCGCAACTATCCCGACATTAATTTCAAGCACTGGGATAAATTATATTATGGCGATAATTATCGCAGATTACAAACTATAAAAAATATATACGATCCTCAAAATATTATCAGAAGTGAACAAAGCATACAACCAGCATAG
- a CDS encoding inositol monophosphatase family protein — MIKSTLLKATEAGARELQRFFNGEFKVSNKEGMNNLVTEADHAAEKAIIDVIKEDYPSHFILSEEAGEIKMDSEYKWIIDPIDGTVNFANGIPICCVSIGLEHNGKVVMGAVYNPLMNEFYFAQKGFGASLNDKKISVSNKTELVKCCMVTGFPYSYLDMPNGPLEVFEKFIRKGVPVRRLGSAAIDLCWVAAGRFDAFFEHSLNAWDSAAGFLMVKEAGGKVTDMEGNPYSPYQKKIVASNGKVHDELLAVINGGSI; from the coding sequence ATGATAAAATCTACACTATTAAAAGCAACAGAAGCTGGTGCCAGAGAATTACAAAGATTTTTTAACGGAGAATTTAAGGTTTCGAATAAAGAAGGAATGAATAATCTGGTTACTGAAGCAGATCATGCAGCAGAAAAAGCAATTATAGATGTAATTAAGGAAGATTACCCCAGTCATTTTATTTTAAGCGAAGAAGCAGGAGAGATCAAGATGGATAGCGAATACAAATGGATCATAGATCCTATTGATGGTACGGTGAATTTTGCAAATGGGATACCTATTTGCTGTGTAAGCATAGGATTGGAGCATAATGGCAAAGTGGTGATGGGAGCTGTATATAATCCATTGATGAATGAATTTTATTTTGCCCAAAAAGGTTTTGGGGCATCACTGAATGATAAAAAGATATCGGTTAGCAATAAAACAGAATTAGTGAAATGCTGCATGGTTACAGGATTTCCATATTCATACTTAGATATGCCGAACGGTCCGTTAGAGGTGTTTGAGAAGTTCATCAGGAAAGGAGTACCCGTTCGTCGATTAGGAAGTGCCGCAATAGATCTGTGTTGGGTGGCTGCGGGCAGATTCGACGCTTTCTTTGAACATAGCTTGAATGCATGGGACAGTGCTGCCGGATTTTTAATGGTGAAAGAAGCCGGAGGAAAAGTAACAGATATGGAAGGCAACCCCTATTCTCCTTATCAGAAAAAGATTGTTGCTTCTAATGGTAAAGTACATGATGAGTTGTTGGCGGTGATAAATGGAGGAAGTATTTGA
- a CDS encoding four helix bundle protein: MDKEIMKRRTKQFAIDCGHLINSLPKNDINKNYSNQLIRSSGSVAANYRAVSRAKSTSDFINKLKIVEEEQDESLLWLELLVEFNKSKRSDFVNIYKEGEEILKIIVASIKTTKSK, translated from the coding sequence ATGGATAAGGAAATAATGAAGAGACGAACGAAACAATTTGCAATAGATTGTGGACATTTGATAAACTCTTTACCAAAAAACGACATAAATAAGAATTACTCAAATCAGTTGATAAGGTCCAGCGGTTCAGTAGCTGCAAATTACAGAGCAGTGAGCAGAGCAAAATCTACTTCAGATTTTATTAATAAATTAAAAATTGTTGAAGAAGAGCAGGATGAAAGTTTGTTGTGGCTGGAGTTACTGGTAGAATTTAATAAAAGCAAGAGAAGCGATTTTGTAAATATTTATAAAGAAGGAGAAGAAATACTAAAAATTATCGTGGCATCAATAAAGACGACTAAAAGCAAATAA
- the thiL gene encoding thiamine-phosphate kinase yields the protein MSRTEISSLGEFGLIDHLTQNNETTNASTILSVGDDAAVIDHFGKQTVISTDMLVEGIHFDLMYTPLKHLGYKSVVVNISDIYAMNATPTHITLSIAFSNRFSVEALNEFYEGVYAACEKYGVDLIGGDTTSSQKGFVISVTAIGEVAPDKFVKRSTAQKGDLLCVSGFLGGSFLGLTILEREKRIFAETGSQPDLENQAYIVGRLLKPEARKDIIEFFVEKEITPTSMIDVSDGLSSEALHICKQSELGCVIYEDKIPIHDDSRNFAYKLELDPTACALSGGEDYELLFTIPQSEYEKLVLNEQISVIGYMTDASEGTKIITRSGNTHNLVAQGWNHAK from the coding sequence ATGAGCAGAACAGAAATATCATCCCTCGGAGAATTTGGTTTAATTGATCATCTTACTCAAAACAATGAGACAACAAACGCATCTACGATTTTGAGTGTGGGAGATGATGCTGCCGTAATTGATCATTTTGGAAAGCAGACGGTTATTAGTACCGATATGTTGGTAGAGGGTATTCACTTTGATCTGATGTACACACCATTAAAACATTTGGGATATAAAAGTGTAGTGGTAAACATCAGTGATATCTATGCCATGAATGCAACCCCTACGCACATTACACTAAGTATTGCTTTTAGCAATCGGTTTAGTGTAGAGGCATTAAATGAATTTTATGAAGGAGTATATGCCGCCTGTGAAAAATATGGAGTTGATCTGATTGGCGGAGATACAACCTCTTCGCAAAAAGGATTTGTGATCTCTGTTACGGCAATCGGTGAAGTAGCACCGGATAAATTTGTAAAAAGAAGTACTGCTCAAAAAGGCGACCTGCTTTGTGTGAGTGGATTTTTAGGCGGCTCATTTTTGGGGTTGACAATTTTAGAAAGAGAAAAAAGAATATTTGCGGAAACAGGGTCACAACCAGACCTGGAGAACCAGGCTTATATAGTAGGCAGATTATTGAAACCCGAAGCAAGAAAAGATATTATAGAATTTTTTGTTGAAAAAGAAATTACACCTACATCAATGATAGATGTGAGTGATGGCCTGAGTAGCGAAGCATTGCACATTTGCAAGCAAAGTGAATTGGGGTGTGTTATCTATGAAGATAAAATACCTATTCACGATGATTCAAGAAATTTTGCATACAAGCTGGAGTTGGATCCCACTGCCTGTGCGTTGAGCGGTGGAGAAGATTATGAATTATTATTTACCATTCCACAAAGTGAATACGAAAAACTGGTATTGAATGAACAGATCAGTGTGATAGGATATATGACAGATGCATCAGAAGGCACAAAGATCATTACCAGGAGTGGCAATACTCACAACCTGGTTGCACAAGGGTGGAATCATGCAAAATAG
- a CDS encoding S41 family peptidase, protein MSRKVCYLFLPLVVFFASCSVSKNYNPNKKFSPQELQQDYSLLRNILEKKHPAIYWYTPKDSMNFYFDSLYQNIKDSMTELQFGWNVIAPLTQKLRCGHTSFGMSKGWYKYIKDKQIPSFPLHLKVWGDTMALTVNLNKKDSILKRGTLVTSINGVRNHELIQQMFQYFPVDGYANSANYVRLSSNFPYYHRNIFGIFKNYRVGYIDSVGNERSVLLPMYFVVADSSKKIKRNALAKTPRWVVRKERRESDRSMIIDTSINTAIMTLNTFSTGGGRHLRSFMKRSFKKMRKEKIRNFVLDLRNNGGGDIGMYILLTSYLRKTAFKVADTVYMPSKYLSPYTRYIKHGLISNIGMFFLTKKHRDGKYHFGYYERKWFAPKRKNHFNGNAYVLINGPTFSASTLVCSALKGQDNIKLVGEETGGGWYGNSGVMIPDIKLPNTKLRVRLPLFKLVQFNHVSQKGTGIPPDIYIPTSREAIIKGVDKKMEVVKELIRNRQ, encoded by the coding sequence ATGAGCAGAAAAGTTTGTTATCTTTTTTTACCGCTAGTAGTTTTTTTTGCAAGCTGTTCTGTAAGCAAAAATTACAATCCCAATAAAAAGTTTTCTCCTCAGGAATTACAGCAGGATTATAGCCTGCTTAGAAACATACTCGAAAAAAAACATCCTGCCATTTACTGGTATACGCCTAAGGATAGCATGAACTTTTATTTTGATAGCCTTTATCAAAATATTAAGGATTCTATGACAGAGCTTCAATTTGGTTGGAATGTGATTGCTCCGCTTACACAAAAATTAAGATGTGGGCATACTAGTTTTGGAATGAGCAAAGGTTGGTATAAATACATCAAGGATAAACAGATTCCCTCTTTTCCTCTGCATCTTAAAGTTTGGGGAGACACCATGGCATTAACGGTGAACCTGAACAAAAAAGATTCGATCTTAAAAAGAGGAACATTGGTTACTTCAATCAACGGAGTGCGTAATCATGAACTTATACAGCAGATGTTTCAATATTTTCCGGTGGATGGTTATGCAAATAGCGCAAACTATGTGAGACTTAGCAGCAACTTTCCCTATTACCATAGAAATATTTTCGGAATATTTAAAAATTATCGGGTAGGCTATATTGATAGTGTGGGGAATGAAAGATCGGTTCTATTGCCCATGTATTTTGTGGTAGCAGATAGTTCAAAAAAAATAAAAAGAAATGCTTTAGCAAAAACACCGAGGTGGGTAGTTCGAAAAGAGCGAAGAGAAAGTGATCGGTCAATGATCATTGACACTTCAATCAATACAGCCATCATGACGTTGAATACTTTTAGTACAGGAGGAGGGAGACATCTTCGGTCTTTTATGAAACGTTCTTTTAAAAAAATGAGGAAAGAAAAGATCAGAAACTTTGTACTGGATTTGAGGAACAATGGCGGCGGCGATATTGGGATGTATATTCTGCTAACCAGTTATTTAAGAAAAACAGCGTTTAAAGTCGCTGATACTGTATACATGCCTTCGAAATACCTTAGTCCTTATACAAGGTATATAAAACATGGCCTTATTTCGAACATTGGTATGTTTTTTTTAACAAAGAAACATCGTGACGGGAAATATCATTTTGGCTACTACGAAAGAAAGTGGTTTGCTCCTAAAAGAAAAAATCATTTTAACGGGAATGCATATGTGCTGATAAACGGCCCTACGTTTTCGGCTTCGACACTTGTGTGCAGTGCATTAAAAGGGCAAGACAATATAAAACTCGTAGGAGAAGAAACAGGTGGAGGATGGTATGGTAATAGTGGTGTAATGATTCCGGATATAAAACTACCTAACACAAAACTTCGGGTACGATTGCCATTGTTTAAACTAGTGCAATTCAATCATGTTTCACAAAAAGGAACGGGAATACCGCCAGATATTTATATACCAACCAGCAGAGAGGCAATCATTAAAGGGGTTGATAAGAAAATGGAAGTGGTGAAAGAGCTGATTAGGAACAGGCAATAG
- a CDS encoding amidohydrolase: MSSLAVTTIQTNLYWQDKVSNLQMLEQKINSISDKTNIVVLPEMFTTGFSMQPELFAETMEGSTIEWMKMVSRKKNSILTGSLIIKEGEQFFNRLIWMLPNGQYGQYDKRHLFAFGKEDNHYTAGNKRLIASVNGWKINLQVCYDLRFPVWGRQQSEAEYDVLIYVANWPNIRSHAWKSLLIARAIENQCYVIGVNRVGNDGNDIYHSGDSMIIDPLGETIYHKADEEDIFTALLQKEKLEQVRNKFPFGKDADSFKLL, translated from the coding sequence ATGTCTTCATTAGCTGTTACTACCATACAAACAAATTTATATTGGCAAGACAAAGTGTCTAACCTGCAAATGTTGGAACAAAAGATCAATTCAATTTCTGACAAAACCAATATTGTTGTTTTACCTGAAATGTTTACCACCGGGTTCAGCATGCAACCGGAATTATTTGCAGAAACGATGGAAGGCTCAACAATAGAATGGATGAAGATGGTCAGTCGAAAAAAAAACAGCATTCTTACCGGGAGTTTAATTATAAAAGAAGGAGAACAATTTTTTAACCGCCTGATATGGATGCTCCCCAACGGACAATACGGACAGTATGATAAACGGCATTTATTTGCCTTCGGAAAAGAAGACAACCATTATACAGCAGGAAATAAAAGATTGATCGCTTCTGTGAACGGCTGGAAAATAAATTTACAGGTTTGTTATGATCTGCGTTTCCCCGTATGGGGCCGCCAGCAATCCGAAGCCGAATATGATGTGTTGATATATGTTGCTAATTGGCCTAATATAAGGAGCCATGCCTGGAAAAGTTTATTAATAGCAAGGGCCATTGAAAACCAATGTTATGTTATTGGTGTGAACAGAGTTGGTAATGACGGCAATGATATTTATCATAGTGGCGACAGCATGATAATTGATCCATTAGGAGAAACAATATACCACAAAGCTGATGAAGAAGATATTTTTACGGCTCTCTTACAAAAAGAAAAACTTGAGCAGGTAAGAAATAAATTCCCTTTTGGAAAAGATGCAGACAGTTTTAAGTTGTTATAG
- a CDS encoding GAF domain-containing protein produces MSEELSIINGNKEEAYQSILPQIKALIEGEPDLVANLANITAALKEQFKWLWIGFYLVKDDELVLGPFQGPIACTRIRYGKGVCGTSWQKAETLIVPDVEKFPGHIACSSLSRSEIVVPIVRNNKVVGVLDVDSELLDQFDEVDKMYLEKVVAEIRF; encoded by the coding sequence ATGTCAGAAGAATTGTCAATCATAAACGGAAATAAAGAAGAAGCGTATCAGTCTATTTTGCCACAAATAAAGGCTTTGATAGAAGGAGAGCCTGACCTGGTTGCTAACTTAGCCAATATAACTGCGGCATTGAAAGAGCAGTTTAAATGGCTGTGGATTGGGTTTTATTTAGTGAAAGATGATGAGCTGGTGCTGGGGCCATTTCAGGGTCCGATTGCATGTACCCGTATACGTTATGGTAAAGGCGTTTGCGGCACCAGCTGGCAAAAAGCAGAAACATTGATAGTGCCTGATGTAGAAAAATTTCCCGGACATATAGCCTGCAGCAGTTTATCCCGATCAGAAATTGTTGTGCCAATCGTCAGAAATAACAAAGTAGTTGGCGTATTAGATGTTGATAGTGAGTTATTGGATCAGTTTGATGAGGTAGATAAAATGTATTTGGAAAAGGTCGTAGCAGAGATTAGATTTTAG
- a CDS encoding DNA-3-methyladenine glycosylase family protein has translation MQHIIHLSKDKKLKKIIDLQKPHVVAKKKNVYLELCASIISQQLSTKVAAVICKRFLDLYGGKKPTPQQVIDTPFDTLRGIGLSNAKTNYVKNVCQFFIDEKITDARLYKMGNEELIQYLSRIKGVGQWTVEMILMFTLGREDVFALDDLGIQQSIAKLYKLDTIDKKAFREKMIQVSAKWSPYRTYACRYLWGWKDNTPKI, from the coding sequence ATGCAACATATCATCCATCTTAGCAAAGACAAAAAATTAAAAAAAATAATCGACTTACAAAAGCCGCATGTTGTTGCAAAGAAAAAGAATGTGTACCTGGAATTGTGTGCATCCATCATCAGCCAGCAACTAAGTACTAAAGTAGCTGCCGTTATTTGTAAAAGATTTTTAGATCTGTATGGAGGGAAAAAACCAACGCCACAGCAGGTTATTGACACCCCCTTTGATACTCTTCGTGGCATTGGTTTGAGTAACGCAAAAACCAATTATGTAAAAAATGTTTGCCAGTTTTTTATTGATGAAAAAATAACTGACGCCCGATTATATAAGATGGGCAATGAAGAATTGATACAATATCTATCTCGAATCAAAGGCGTTGGGCAGTGGACCGTAGAAATGATCTTAATGTTTACTTTAGGAAGAGAAGATGTTTTTGCCCTGGACGATCTGGGTATTCAACAAAGCATTGCCAAATTATATAAACTGGATACAATCGACAAAAAAGCTTTCAGAGAAAAGATGATACAGGTTTCTGCCAAATGGAGTCCTTACAGAACCTACGCCTGCAGGTATTTATGGGGGTGGAAGGATAACACTCCTAAAATCTAA
- the cysS gene encoding cysteine--tRNA ligase, which yields MPLKIYNSYTRQKEEFVSITPGHVGMYVCGPTVSGESHLGHARPYITFDVVYRYLTYKGNKVRYVRNITDAGHFEEEGREAEDKVGKKAILEKLEPMELVQKYTNLFHWAMKEFNCIEPSIEPTATGHIVEQLNMIEEIIKAGYAYEVNGSVYFDVKKYAATHDYGKLSGRVIEDLLETTRELDGQEEKRDRADFALWKNAAPEHIMRWKSPWGDGFPGWHIECSAMATKYLGAEFDIHGGGMDLQFPHHESEIAQSTICNHHTPAKYWMHNNMITINGKKMGKSYNNVIKLTELFSGNHPLLTQAFSPMTVRFFILQSHYRSTLDFSSTALEGSEKAFKRLWEAYEVLNKLPITGNAEAADKELDAKIIVSVNELQEFMDDDMNTAKVIANLFDLAPVINSLKDGHIAADAISASTLTLLKNSFATYLEDILGLHNPASDNNEKLDGIMQLLVDIRKEAKAKKDYATSDKIRIQLGSLGIDLKDDKSGETSWTIK from the coding sequence ATGCCGCTAAAAATATATAACTCGTATACTCGTCAGAAAGAAGAATTTGTTTCTATAACCCCCGGGCATGTAGGTATGTATGTATGTGGCCCTACCGTAAGTGGCGAAAGTCATTTAGGCCATGCAAGACCATATATCACTTTTGATGTTGTATATCGTTACCTCACATATAAAGGCAATAAGGTTAGATATGTTCGCAACATTACAGATGCCGGGCATTTTGAAGAAGAGGGCAGAGAAGCTGAAGATAAAGTAGGCAAAAAAGCAATCTTAGAAAAATTGGAACCAATGGAGTTGGTGCAAAAATATACCAACCTGTTTCATTGGGCTATGAAGGAATTTAACTGTATTGAACCAAGCATAGAACCAACTGCAACCGGGCATATTGTTGAGCAATTGAACATGATCGAAGAAATTATTAAAGCCGGGTATGCGTACGAAGTAAATGGATCTGTATATTTTGATGTGAAAAAATATGCCGCTACACATGATTACGGAAAACTAAGCGGAAGGGTTATAGAAGATCTGCTCGAAACTACCAGAGAGTTGGACGGACAGGAAGAAAAAAGAGATCGTGCCGATTTTGCTCTATGGAAAAATGCAGCACCTGAACATATCATGCGCTGGAAAAGCCCATGGGGAGATGGTTTCCCGGGATGGCATATTGAATGTTCTGCAATGGCCACTAAATATTTAGGTGCAGAGTTTGATATACACGGAGGTGGAATGGATCTGCAATTCCCCCATCATGAAAGTGAAATTGCACAAAGCACTATCTGCAACCATCATACCCCGGCCAAATACTGGATGCATAATAACATGATTACCATCAATGGTAAGAAGATGGGAAAAAGTTATAATAACGTGATCAAACTAACAGAATTATTTAGTGGCAATCATCCATTGTTAACCCAGGCTTTCAGTCCGATGACAGTGAGGTTCTTTATTTTACAAAGTCATTACCGCAGCACACTAGACTTCAGTAGTACTGCATTGGAGGGAAGCGAAAAGGCTTTCAAACGACTATGGGAAGCATACGAGGTATTAAATAAATTGCCAATAACCGGCAATGCAGAAGCTGCCGACAAAGAACTGGATGCTAAGATCATTGTATCTGTAAATGAGTTACAGGAATTTATGGACGACGATATGAATACAGCAAAAGTTATTGCGAATCTATTTGATCTGGCTCCTGTTATCAATTCTCTGAAAGATGGACATATTGCTGCTGATGCTATTTCCGCATCAACATTAACACTGCTTAAAAATTCTTTCGCAACCTATTTAGAAGATATCCTGGGATTGCATAATCCTGCATCTGATAATAATGAAAAACTGGATGGCATTATGCAATTGTTGGTTGATATCAGAAAAGAAGCTAAAGCAAAAAAGGATTATGCTACTTCTGATAAAATAAGAATTCAATTAGGCAGTTTAGGTATTGATCTGAAAGATGATAAAAGCGGTGAAACAAGTTGGACAATAAAATAA